One window of the Cryptomeria japonica chromosome 7, Sugi_1.0, whole genome shotgun sequence genome contains the following:
- the LOC131078273 gene encoding probable sulfate transporter 3.3: MFEMVGNSGRVDNCHIDNTTSYPSKYPEMDTVRDHGCYGTESFCSFHVDHKMSHEKVHKVGIPETKSVAHQFSGKMKETFFPDDPFRQFKGQPCGKKWLLGLQYLFPILEWAPKYKLSLFKSDIISGLTIASLAIPQGISYAKLASLPPIIGLYSSFVPPIIYAILGSSRDLGVGPVSIASLLLGAMLREQVSPITQHKLYLQLALTSTFFAGIFQASLGIFRLGFIIDFLSRATLVGFMAGAAVIVSLQQLKGLLGITHFTPKMDIISVLRSTFQNEKEWTWETILMGVFFLALLLIARYISKGKPNLFWVSAAAPLTSVILSTLFVFATRTDKHGVQIIGHLQKGLNPPSSNMLLFGAEYLALTIKTGLVTGLISLTEGIAVGRTFASINDYHVDGNKEMLAIGLMNMAGSCTSCYVTTGSFSRSAVNYNAGCKTAVSNLVMAVSVMITLLLLTPLFYYTPNVVLAAIIVGAVLGLIDYHTAYFIWKVDKVDFLACMGAFVGVIFISVQMGLVIAVGISVLKILLHVTRPHTSLLGNIPGTNYFRNVEQYTEATRIPAFLIIRIDAPIYFANSTYLRERILRWVHDEEDRIEKEKEDTLQFVILDLTAVTTIDTTGVNILVEVKKTLEKRGLQLALANPGGGVMEKLQKANLIQSLGQDCLFLAVGEAVSSCTSSLKSQA; the protein is encoded by the exons ATGTTTGAAATGGTGGGAAACTCTGGAAGAGTTGATAACTGTCATATTGACAACACCACTTCATATCCATCCAAATACCCTGAAATGGACACAGTAAGAGATCATGGCTGCTATGGAACTGAGAGTTTTTGCAGCTTCCATGTTGATCACAAGATGAGTCATGAGAAAGTGCATAAGGTGGGCATTCCTGAAACAAAGAGTGTAGCCCACCAATTCAGTGGAAAAATGAAGGAGACATTCTTTCCTGATGATCCATTCAGACAGTTCAAAGGCCAGCCTTGTGGCAAGaagtggttgttaggccttcaGTATCTGTTTCCCATCCTTGAATGGGCTCCTAAATACAAGCTTAGTCTTTTTAAATCTGATATTATTTCTGGTCTTACCATTGCAAGCCTTGCCATTCCTCAG GGCATCAGCTATGCCAAGCTTGCCAGTCTGCCTCCAATCATAGGCTTAT attcaagctttgtCCCACCCATAATCTATGCAATACTTGGAAGCTCTAGAGATCTTGGAGTTGGGCCTGTTTCTATTGCATCTTTACTGTTAGGAGCCATGCTCAGAGAGCAAGTTTCTCCAATCACACAGCATAAATTGTATCTGCAGCTTGCATTAACTTCAACTTTTTTCGCTGGCATTTTTCAGGCTTCACTGGGGATTTTCAG GCTAGGATTCATTATCGATTTTCTGTCCCGAGCAACCCTGGTGGGATTCATGGCAGGTGCAGCTGTTATAGTGTCACTCCAGCAATTAAAAGGCCTTCTGGGGATCACTCACTTCACTCCGAAGATGGACATAATTTCTGTCCTACGTTCTACTTTCCAGAACGAAAAAGAG TGGACATGGGAGACAATTTTGATGGGAGTATTTTTCTTAGCACTGTTGCTGATTGCACGCTACATT AGCAAGGGGAAGCCCAATCTATTCTGGGTCTCTGCAGCTGCTCCATTGACATCTGTTATTCTGTCTACTCTATTCGTCTTCGCCACTCGAACTGATAAGCATGGTGTTCAAATT ATTGGTCACTTGCAGAAAGGACTGAATCCACCTTCCTCAAACATGCTGCTTTTTGGTGCCGAATATTTAGCACTAACAATAAAAACAGGCCTTGTCACTGGACTCATCTCTCTTACG GAAGGTATAGCTGTGGGAAGAACATTTGCTTCAATCAATGATTACCACGTTGACGGAAACAAAGAGATGTTGGCCATTGGCTTGATGAACATGGCAGGCTCTTGCACCTCCTGCTATGTTACAACTG GATCTTTCTCTCGTTCTGCAGTGAATTACAATGCTGGTTGCAAAACTGCTGTTTCGAACTTAGTAATGGCTGTATCAGTGATGATCACTCTTCTGCTCCTCACTCCTCTTTTCTACTACACTCCTAATGTAGTTCTGGCCGCCATAATAGTTGGAGCAGTTCTGGGTCTCATAGACTACCATACAGCTTATTTCATATGGAAGGTTGATAAGGTGGACTTCCTTGCATGTATGGGAGCTTTCGTGGGCGTCATCTTTATCTCTGTGCAAATGGGCCTTGTCATTGCG GTGGGCATTTCTGTGCTGAAAATACTGCTGCACGTAACAAGGCCACACACATCTCTACTTGGCAATATCCCTGGAACCAACTATTTCAGAAACGTGGAGCAGTACACTGAAGCAACAAGAATTCCAGCATTTCTCATCATTCGAATTGATGCTCCCATTTATTTTGCCAATTCCACCTACCTAAGAGAAAG GATCTTGAGATGGGTGCACGATGAAGAGGACAggattgagaaggaaaaagaagataccTTGCAGTTTGTCATACTGGATCTGACTG CTGTAACAACCATTGACACAACGGGAGTCAACATCTTAGTGGAGGTTAAGAAGACACTCGAAAAACGAGGTCTCCAG CTTGCATTGGCCAATCCAGGAGGAGGAGTAATGGAGAAGCTGCAAAAGGCAAATCTAATCCAAAGCCTGGGCCAGGATTGCCTGTTTCTTGCTGTTGGTGAAGCAGTATCTTCCTGTACTTCAAGCCTGAAATCACAGGCATGA